A DNA window from Engystomops pustulosus chromosome 10, aEngPut4.maternal, whole genome shotgun sequence contains the following coding sequences:
- the LOC140103720 gene encoding G-protein coupled receptor 22-like gives MVSAKETDMYDAILETNDGSSTDAGWYFPYPLGFQVSLTSFLMLEIVLGFSSNLTVLVLYCMQSNLVDSVSNMVTMNLHVLDIIICVICVPLTIVIILIPLEQNIALVCCFHEACVTFSSIATAINVLVISLDRYDISVRPANRVLTPSRMVLLLSCVWFVSLMVFFIPFFEVEFFGDPDHMATWQNRTLLCVSVNEYHTELGMYYHLVIQIPIFFAAVAVMLVTYSKILQALNIRIGNHFKRSQRRKTKKRKKRKASDQSTMGETKRLAPPPVIQNPPMRVQASVSVIIALRRAVKRHRDRRERQKRVFRMSLIIITTFLLCWAPISIVNLLILCLGPSDLLVKLRICFITMAYGTTIFHPLLYAFTRQKFRNVLKNKMKKRVVSVLQVDPAPGGTVIHNSWIEPKKARKAKLECSDGTDRCLTDAVKE, from the coding sequence ATGGTGTCAGCCAAGGAGACAGATATGTATGACGCCATCTTGGAAACTAATGATGGATCCAGCACAGATGCCGGCTGGTACTTCCCTTACCCTCTGGGCTTCCAGGTGTCCCTCACCAGCTTTCTCATGCTGGAGATTGTGTTGGGTTTTAGCAGCAACTTGACAGTACTTGTCCTCTACTGTATGCAGTCCAACCTGGTGGACTCTGTCAGTAACATGGTGACCATGAACCTTCATGTCCTGGATATCATCATCTGTGTGATCTGTGTCCCGCTGACCATAGTCATCATCTTGATCCCACTGGAGCAGAACATTGCTTTGGTTTGTTGCTTCCACGAGGCATGTGTCACTTTTAGTAGCATTGCTACGGCCATCAACGTCTTGGTGATCAGTTTGGACAGGTATGACATCTCTGTGAGACCAGCTAACCGGGTCCTTACTCCAAGTAGGATGGTGCTGCTTCTCTCCTGCGTCTGGTTTGTGTCCCTCATGGTTTTCTTCATTCCGTTCTTCGAAGTGGAGTTTTTTGGTGACCCAGATCACATGGCAACATGGCAGAATCGGACTTTGCTCTGTGTTAGCGTCAACGAGTACCACACTGAGCTGGGCATGTACTATCACTTGGTCATTCAGATTCCCATCTTCTTCGCAGCGGTGGCCGTTATGTTGGTCACCTACTCCAAAATCCTCCAAGCCCTCAACATCAGGATTGGAAATCATTTTAAGAGAAGCCAACGTCGGAAAACcaagaagagaaagaagagaaaggCTTCAGACCAAAGCACCATGGGCGAGACCAAGAGGTTGGCACCACCTCCGGTGATACAGAACCCACCCATGAGGGTCCAAGCTTCCGTCTCTGTCATCATTGCTTTGAGACGGGCAGTCAAACGTCACCGGGATCGTCGAGAACGTCAAAAGCGCGTCTTCAGAATGTCTCTCATCATAATCACAACCTTCTTACTCTGCTGGGCTCCGATTTCTATTGTGAACCTTCTTATCCTCTGTCTGGGGCCCAGTGATCTTCTGGTGAAGTTACGCATCTGTTTTATCACTATGGCCTATGGCACAACCATCTTCCACCCTCTCTTGTACGCGTTCACTCGGCAGAAGTTCCGCAACGTCTTGAAGAACAAGATGAAAAAGAGGGTAGTTTCAGTGTTGCAGGTTGATCCGGCTCCCGGCGGAACTGTTATTCACAATTCTTGGATTGAACCCAAAAAAGCCAGGAAAGCAAAGTTAGAGTGTAGTGACGGGACTGACCGATGCCTGACAGATGCTGTGAAGGAGTGA